Part of the Oryzias melastigma strain HK-1 linkage group LG11, ASM292280v2, whole genome shotgun sequence genome, ttttacaaaggCATCATGACAGATATTTGCTTTAGGATGGGAGCTTCTGGAAATAGTAAAAACTCAGATTCAATTTCTTTCAATAAAACAGGGGGAAAGGGTTTGATGTGCGTGAATTTACATTTGTGAATGTAAAATTTTGTAAGGAGAATGACaatatttattacataaaatatattatttNNNNNNNNNNNNNNNNNNNNNNNNNNNNNNNNNNNNNNNNNNNNNNNNNNNNNNNNNNNNNNNNNNNNNNNNNNNNNNNNNNNNNNNNNNNNNNNNNNNNNNNNNNNNNNNNNNNNNNNNNNNNNNNNNNNNNNNNNNNNNNNNNNNNNNNNNNNNNNNNNNNNNNNNNNNNNNNNNNNNNNNNNNNNNNNNNNNNNNNNNNNNNNNNNNNNNNNNNNNNNNNNNNNNNNNNNNNNNNNNNNNNNNNNNNNNNNNNNNNNNNNNNNNNNNNNNNNNNNNNNNNNNNNNNNNNNNNNNNNNNNNNNNNNNNNNNNNNNNNNNNNNNNNNNNNNNNNNNNNNNNNNNNNNNNNNNNNNNNNNNNNNNNNNNNNNNNNNNNNNNNNNNNNNNNNNNNNNNNNNNNNNNNNNNNNNNNNNNNNNNNNNNNNNNNNNNNNNNNNNNNNNNNNNNNNNNNNNNNNNNNNNNNNNNNNNNNNNNNNNNNNNNNNNNNNNNNNNNNNNNNNNNNNNNNNNNNNNNNNNNNNNNNNNNNNNNNNNNNNNNNNNNNNNNNNNNNNNNNNNNNNNNNNNNNNNNNNNNNNNNNNNNNNNNNNNNNNNNNNNNNNNNNNNNNNNNNNNNNNNNNNNNNNNNNNNNNNNNNNNNNNNNNNNNNNNNNNNNNNNNNNNNNNNNNNNNNNNNNNNNNNNNNNNNNNNNNNNNNNNNNNNNNNNNNNNNNNNNNNNNNNNNNNNNNNNNNNNNNNNNNNNNNNNNNNNNNNNNNNNNNNNNNNNNNNNNNNNNNNNNNNNNNNNNNNNNNNNNNctgtgaggcaagagcgctaaccactacgcCCCCGTGCAGCCCGgttttaccattgactgtaaaaataataattattcttatatacagtctatgggtttttacacattctttcacacatgaaaatgctaaagatgaTTATGCTCTATTGGATATTCTCATGAGTTACTAATGCTGTTCTCCTGCGGTTTTACCTGGTATTGCCATGAATCACAGACGCTCccctcttgtggctttactgggtagtgccataaataatagatgctgccctcttgtggctgtactgggtattgccatgagttacaaatgctgccctcttgtggctttactgggTATTGCCATGAGTTACAGATGCTGTCCTCTTGTTGCACCTACAGTGCGACATAAGTGACAATACGGTTCTATGGAACCCAACAAATATTGTTGAATACTGAACAATTAATAAACCTTGACATCATTTTGTATAGTTTACTCATGTATGTAAAtggaaaacacaacatttaaaaaccatattttttaattaggctacttttcttattttttcaagtggcctatttcaaatattaaacaaaacaatcataATTGACCTACGCAttgcaaattttttattttgagttgattttcctctgcctatttttatttttttcgtctccaccattttttttatagcatgccaatttcttatattttttccatGAGGTTTATACATGAACAAAGGGTAAAAAATAATTGTGGCTTTACTGGGTATTGCCATGAGTTTcaaatgctgccctcttgtggctttactgggTAGTTCCAAAAATATTAGATGCTGCCCTCTTTTGGCTATACTGGGTAttgtcataaataataaatgctgccttcttgtggctttactgggTATTACCAAAAATAATAGATGCTGCTCTCCTGCGGTTTTACTGGCTATTGCCATGAGTTacagatgctgccctcttgtggctttactgggtatagccataaataatagatgctgccctcttgtggatTTACCGGGAAATGCCATGAATCACAGACGCTCccctcttgtggctttactgTGTAGTGGCATAAATAatagatgctgccctcttgtggctttactgggtattgccatgagttacaaatgctgccctcttgtggctttactgggtagtgccataaataatagatgctgccctcttgtggctatACTGGGTATTGTCATAAATAATAGATGCTGCCTtcttgtggctttactgggtattgccatgagttacagatgctgccctcttgtggctttacCGGGTATTGCCATGAGTTacagatgctgccctcttgtggctttactgggtattgccatgagttacagatgctgccctcttgtggctttatTGGGTATTGCCATAAGTTACAGATGCTGTCCTCTTGTTGCAACTACAGTACGACATAAGTGATAATACGGTTCTATGGAACCCAACAAAAATTATTGAATACTGAACAATTAATTGACCTTGACATCATTTTGTACAGTTTACTCGTGCACGTAAAtggaaaacacaacattaataAACCATGTTTTTTAATCAGGCTACTCTTCTCATTTTTTCAAGTGGCCTAACAATCATAATTAACCTACGCAttgcaaagtttttattttgagttgatTTTCCTCTGccaattttgtatttaatttttttcgtCTCCACTATTTTTTTATAGCGTGCcaatttctaacatttttccATGAGGTTTATACATGAACaaagggtaaaaaataaaaaaccttttttatccCCGTTACTTTATGCAATCTGCGgttttaccattgactgtaaaaataataattattcttatgtacagtctatgggttttacacattctttcacacatgaaaatgctaaagatgGGTATGCTCTATtgcaggggtggccaaccctggtcctcaggagcctcaaccctgcctgttttctagttctccctgaccagcttcctggtgattagttgacgtaaatgattccacatcctgattgactgaacacacctgatttcaattgtcagcatcaatcagtccagggagagctggaaaacaggcagggttgaggctcttgaggaccagtgTTGGCCACCCCTGCTCTATTGGATATTCTCATGAGTTACTAATGCTGCTCTCCTGCGGTTTTACTGGGTATTGCCATGAGTTACAGATGCTGCCCTCATGTGGCTTTACTGGGTATAGCCATAAATAacagatgctgccctcttgtggtttTACTGGGTATTGCCATAATTAATAGATGCTGCCCTCTTTTGGATTTACCGGGTATTGCTATGAATCACAGACGCTAccctcttgtggctttactgggtagtgccataaataatagatgctgccctcttgtggctgtactgggtattgccatgagttacaaatgctgccctcttgtggctttactgggTAGTGCCATAAATCacagatgctgccctcttgtggctttactgggTAGTGCCATAAATAATAGAtactgccctcttgtggctatACTGGGTATTGCCATAAATCacagatgctgccctcttgtggctttactgggtagtgccataaataatagatgctgccctcttgtggctatactgggtattgccataaataatagatgctgccctcttgtggctttactgggTATTGCCATGAGTTACAGATGCTGTCCTCTTGTTGCTTTATTGGGTATTGCCATGAGTTACAGATGCTGTCCTCTTGTTGCAACTACAGTGCGACATAAGTGACAATACAGTTCTATGGAACCCAACAAATATTGTTGAATACTGAACAATTAATTAACCTTGACATCATTTTGTACAGTTTACTCGTGCATGTAAAtggaaaacacaacattaataAACCATATTTTTCAATCAGGCTACTCTTCTCATTTTTTCAAGTGGCCTAACAATCATAATTATCCTACGCAttgcaaagtttttattttgagttgatTTTCCTCTgcaaattttgtatttaatttttttcgtCTCCACCATTTTTTTATAGCATGCcaatttctaacattttttccaTGAGGTTTATACATGAACAaaggcctaaaaaaaaaactatttttttcccagttatTTTATGCAATCTGCGAGTTttgccattgactgtaaaaataataattattcttatgtacagtctatgggttttacacattctttcacacatgaaaatgctaaagatgGGTATGCTCTATTGGATATTCTCATGAGTTACTAATGCTGCTCTCCTGGTGTTTAACTGGGTATTGCCATGAGTTccagatgctgccctcttgtggctttactgggTCTTGCCATAAATGatagatgctgccctcttgtggctatactgggtattgccataaataatagatgctgccctcttgtggctgtactgggtattgccatgagttacaaatgctgccctcttgtggctttactgggTAGTGCCATAAATAATAGATGCTGAAAGCATCAAACTCATATTATTCTGGTTTGCATTCTTGCCCTCTAGAGGGATAGAGGGAGCCAGAGACATGTAAATCTATTTGGATTACTAACAAAggcttgtttaaccctttgtATTACTTAGCTTCTGTTTATTTATGGCTTGTTTACTAAATCTTGTCATTTATATCCAGGTAAATAATGTTAACGATTATTAGTTTATTTACTTCTCAGTATACCATaacaatattatttatattttgtttctttgcagNNNNNNNNNNNNNNNNNNNNNNNNNNNNNNNNNNNNNNNNNNNNNNNNNNNNNNNNNNNNNNNNNNNNNNNNNNNNNNNNNNNNNNNNNNNNNNNNNNNNNNNNNNNNNNNNNNNNNNNNNNNNNNNNNNNNNNNNNNNNNNNNNNNNNNNNNNNNNNNNNNNNNNNNNNNNNNNNNNNNNNNNNNNNNNNNNNNNNNNNNNNNNNNNNNNNNNNNNNNNNNNNNNNNNNNNNNNNNNNNNNNNNNNNNNNNNNNNNNNNNNNNNNNNNNNNNNNNNNNNNNNNNNNNNNNNNNNNNNNNNNNNNNNNNNNNNNNNNNNNNNNNNNNNNNNNNNNNNNNNNNNNNNNNNNNNNNNNNNNNNNNNNNNNNNNNNNNNNNNNNNNNNNNNNNNNNNNNNNNNNNNNNNNNNNNNNNNNNNNNNNNNNNNNNNNNNNNNNNNNNNNNNNNNNNNNNNNNNNNNNNNNNNNNNNNNNNNNNNNNNNNNNNNNNNNNNNNNNNNNNNNNNNNNNNNNNNNNNNNNNNNNNNNNNNNNNNNNNNNNNNNNNNNNNNNNNNNNNNNNNNNNNNNNNNNNNNNNNNNNNNNNNNNNNNNNNNNNNNNNNNNNNNNNNNNNNNNNNNNNNNNNNNNNNNNNNNNNNNNNNNNNNNNNNNNNNNNNNNNNNTGATGCATTTACGAAAAAACACACTTGAACTTGAAATATTAgtcttttaaaaatactaaacaaCTTGAGTAAAAGAAGTCCAACAAAcggaacaacaaacaaaacaggtaATTACAGAACGGCTGCATTTGATGGAATCAAAAAGAATCCACTTTTGCAGAGGATCCAGAATCAGAATCATAACTTGGAATCACTGGGATTATGAATGAAACCATCAACAGTTCCTTACACTAGAACCAATTCCATTTAGTGATGTCTCAGTCATCATCATCAAACTTAATCTTCTTCCCCTGAAAGGCCAGGATTTGTCCCTGTTGCTCCTTTCTCCTCCTGCTGGCCTCCCAGGACGGATGGAGCGCTGGCTGAGAGGAGGACACGCCTCCAGGCTTTGTCTCCTGTTGCCGTGGAGCCTCCCGCCTGCCTCGCCCCACCCCTCTTTGGGAAGATGGAAACCCTCTGGTGTTTGATTCTGGCAAGCTCTTTCCTGGACAGGGCTTGCTGTATTTGTTAGATCCTTTCTCCTGCTTTTGATGGGGAAAATCTTTATCCGGACGACCACCGACTTTCTTCTGGCCCTTAAATTTACCAAAccctttttgtttgtcttcgCCCCCACCTCCCTTCCTCCTGGCCAGGGAGGAGCAGAAAACAGACTGAAGAGAGGTGGTTTTGGGTTTTAGCCTGGACTCCAGCTCGTCCAGCTCCCTCTGGAGTTTGTCTCCACCCTCTGATGAGTCCTTTTTCCCTCCAGGCTCCTTCTCCACTTCATTCGTTTTTGGctttttccttctcttcttcAATTTGCTGACTTTTCCTAGAAAGAAGTCATCGTCGTCGCTGTCTTCAGACTGGGAAGACTGCTTGTAAAAACGTTCCTCCGTGCTGTCATCGAAGTATTCTTTTTCCTCGCCGCCTGCTGACTCGGCGTCGGTCTCGTCGTCCTCAGCTGTCCTCTGGGCCGGCGCGGCGGCAGACTGCAGATTAGAATCTTTTTCAGCAGATTTGCTGTCAGTGATTTTGGTAACGTCAGCACTGTGGACCGGCTCTGGTCCTACAATCAAAGACGGTTTTGTACtttgagcagcagcagcagcaggtgatcctttttcagttttcttttcagatttTGCAGCATTTCTGTCATTCACATCTTTAATaggctcttcttcttcttcttcttcttcttcttcttcttcttcttcttcttcttcttcttcgctGTCTGTGCCTTCCAAGGCACTACTTCCggttttttcctcttcttcctgaTTCCTCACAGACTGCGGAGCCGCCTTCTGAACTTTCGCCTTGCCGCCTCCCTTGGAGCGCTCCACTTCGAAGGCCTTCACAGACATTTTGATGTCGTCGATCTTCTTGCTGAACTGTGGGTGGGTGGCGATGCGAGCGAGAGCTCGGTCAGTCATGCTGGACTTGGGGTTTTTGCACACCTGCTCAAAGTTGAGATTCTTCTGTAGAGCTGTCTTGGTGACCTGTCAATCAATGTCAAAGTCAATTCATTTCTTATCAGGTTCTTGTCTTTACAGTTTGCTGCTTAAAGTCCCATCCCAATcgtcttttgatttattttcaaagcgtcCGAGTggattttagacaaaattaaaagataaaataaaaactgtcattttctaagacattttctgcagaccagcaggagctc contains:
- the srfbp1 gene encoding serum response factor-binding protein 1 isoform X1, whose protein sequence is MERMINIKEQMEPPVQDQEKNKASEVEDDEKKQVEEGEPFSKGDDEEEEEEEEAADTLQSTDAQEKHQQVLNLNNEVVKMRKEVKRVRALIIRKLARQIAALKKKKGKDAEIERHQRRAARLLEEVHIMKTLSPDQVTKTALQKNLNFEQVCKNPKSSMTDRALARIATHPQFSKKIDDIKMSVKAFEVERSKGGGKAKVQKAAPQSVRNQEEEEKTGSSALEGTDSEEEEEEEEEEEEEEEEEEEPIKDVNDRNAAKSEKKTEKGSPAAAAAQSTKPSLIVGPEPVHSADVTKITDSKSAEKDSNLQSAAAPAQRTAEDDETDAESAGGEEKEYFDDSTEERFYKQSSQSEDSDDDDFFLGKVSKLKKRRKKPKTNEVEKEPGGKKDSSEGGDKLQRELDELESRLKPKTTSLQSVFCSSLARRKGGGGEDKQKGFGKFKGQKKVGGRPDKDFPHQKQEKGSNKYSKPCPGKSLPESNTRGFPSSQRGVGRGRREAPRQQETKPGGVSSSQPALHPSWEASRRRKEQQGQILAFQGKKIKFDDDD
- the srfbp1 gene encoding serum response factor-binding protein 1 isoform X2, whose product is MINIKEQMEPPVQDQEKNKASEVEDDEKKQVEEGEPFSKGDDEEEEEEEEAADTLQSTDAQEKHQQVLNLNNEVVKMRKEVKRVRALIIRKLARQIAALKKKKGKDAEIERHQRRAARLLEEVHIMKTLSPDQVTKTALQKNLNFEQVCKNPKSSMTDRALARIATHPQFSKKIDDIKMSVKAFEVERSKGGGKAKVQKAAPQSVRNQEEEEKTGSSALEGTDSEEEEEEEEEEEEEEEEEEEPIKDVNDRNAAKSEKKTEKGSPAAAAAQSTKPSLIVGPEPVHSADVTKITDSKSAEKDSNLQSAAAPAQRTAEDDETDAESAGGEEKEYFDDSTEERFYKQSSQSEDSDDDDFFLGKVSKLKKRRKKPKTNEVEKEPGGKKDSSEGGDKLQRELDELESRLKPKTTSLQSVFCSSLARRKGGGGEDKQKGFGKFKGQKKVGGRPDKDFPHQKQEKGSNKYSKPCPGKSLPESNTRGFPSSQRGVGRGRREAPRQQETKPGGVSSSQPALHPSWEASRRRKEQQGQILAFQGKKIKFDDDD